The sequence GAATTTGTCTCTACTCTGAAAAGTCTTCTGTGCTCAGCTTCATCATCGAACTCCATCTGTTTATAGTAGGaacattttcatttattaaGCTGATAATGTAGAGACAAATAACTAAGACAAGACTTGATCGTGAACTCTAACTTACAGTAACTTAACAAAGAAACCAAAAACTACTTGAATGATGTGTATGTCAAGGAACTTGTATCTATATATAGTTCACAGCACATGATTTGTGAGCTCAATGATTTGTGGTTTGGTGAAAAACCCAGTCATTGTTCACCTTAATGATTCCCTAGAGTATATGGAATGTGACGCATCACAAGCACGGGGAAGAAGATACAACAAACTAAATGATCTTTTATGGACAAGATGAGCAACTCAAGTATTAAAGTATTAGAGTTTCATTGTACGAGTCTTGTATTTTTCTACTTTAAAGGTGCGACACTGAAGCACGCGTGAGTATCACCTTTCTTGACACTCTGGACTTCTCTTACACAGCTTAGGGTTTTGCATATTTCGGTCCCATGCTGCTTTTGTCGATTCCACTTATTCAGAAAACATTCAAAAACTGTTGAAACAACTCTAGAAGCTCAATGTGTATTCCTGAGATCATCAGGCTTTTGTTTGGTGTACCTTTGGGTTTGTTTATaaaacaagaacacaaaaagaAACACGTTTCAAGAAGGGATTTTCACAAGGGGTTTTCTTGGATTATATTGAGGATCCAATAGCCACCACCAAAGAGAGATCATATAGAGGAGAACAAAAATCAAATCTAGAACTTAAAGAAGAGAGACTAAAGACATGAAAATGCATGCAAGAGACTTGAATGCGTACCAGGTTTGTCTTTCATGGCCAACATAATACCACATGCATGCTCTGCCGCATATCCCACAATGGGAAGCAAGATAAAAGATATCGGTATCTTCCACTCAGACCGAAGCACCCTGTCACATATTGATAACCAAAACCACAAGTCAAACTCGTAAACTCCGCAAGTTAATACTGCAAGATCttcaaaagaaacacacaaagaaaaaaaaaacagatacttAGACAAGATAGCCGGAAAGAAGAGGGATTCAATTACAAAGCCCTCTTAGCCTTTTATTAGAGATAGCCAATACATTACAGGTTAACATAAACCAATGCATTACAATAAGAATCGATACAGTAAACCAATGAATCAACGAGAAGAGCGAGCGAGCAAGCAAGTACATCAAAGCTGGATGACCACGTCCCAAAGATACAGTTCTTTCTCTGGCACTCCTAATGTAAATGTTACCAAACCTGATTCCTCATCACACCGGCACTCCACATCCTCAGAATCCACCGTAACACTCCGTGGTCGTCCAACAGACGAGTATACCCCAACCAAACCACTTCCTCTCAGTTTCATCTTGACCAAGCAATTAGTCCCATCATCTTCGTATCTTAAACTCACAATAGCTCCTCCAGAATTAAACATCTCAATAAGCCCCACGGGAGCAAACTTGCTTCCATCAGAATATTCTTTCACCGAAACCACAGTGAAAACTTCGTATTCACGTGACTTCAATGAGATTGGTAATGATGTACCTTTGGGGAGATACACTAATTCACCTGGTATCGCGCAAAACACACACATGAAACCAAGTAAAGTGAATTGTTtgacaaaatgaaaaaaaagaaatcagagaatgtagGACTGGTTGTTGAGTTTTGCGTACCTCTGAGATGGGAATAGACTACGGAGTCGCCTGTCCATTCAAAAGCTGCTACTTTATGGAGATAATGAACATCATTGGTTCTGACATAACCAGAAATAGTCCCAGGTTGTTGGTCATGGATCATGtatctcttctccttcttaCACCACCCGGCTCCTTGGCAGTTGAACACTCCAATAACTCCGGTGAAGTTGTTCAGGTTCCATATTTTCATAAGACTAGCCAAAGTTatcaaaaacaacaacaactgatgttaatatactttttttcttttttaatttcacTGGAAAGGAGGAAATACCTTTTATTATCTCTGACTGGATCGCTGAAGAAGCAATCACGGGTTGGTCTTCCAGGAAGCTTTGCCCTGAGGATGGAACCGTCTGGAAGGACTAGCTTCCTTAGAAGGTTGAAGTCATGTTGTCCCGGTTTGTCGCTGTTAACAAAGTTTGAATTACTTGCACACTATTTTACCATATGGTATTTTGTTATTGAATCTTATGATTTACGGACCTGACATAAATGGCACATCCACCAACCGCTCTAGCTGCTGCATGATATTCAGCCATTGGATGCAAACTCTGCAGTGAGACACAATTCGCATTTATCATTACACAAAGTTGGAAAAGCACGTTACAAATGTCAAATGTTGTTGTATAAAAACTTCACGTACATGGAACATGTCCCAATCCGGCTGCATAAACTCGCCAAGGAAAAGTGTGTTATATGCAACAGAAGCAATGTGGATGGTGTGTGAGGCAGGATCTCTTGGCCAGAAATCGTCTGATGCCCTTATAACAGCCGTCTTTTTGGCGCTGAATATCATTAcataaagaaagaaaccacaTTGAATTGAGATATAATTCTAGAGAAAATCAAGAGAGGATAACTTCAGAGGTCTGTGTTGATTTCTCACCTGTAGAGACCATCTGTGTTATGACTCATGCAAGATATAATCCCATTGTCAGGAAAGTTCCTGGAAATGGAGGCTTCCAAAGCATGGTGATACTTCTTTGCAAGTTTGACCCGACCTCCATGCCCAGCTCCAAGAGTCTCCAGAATGTTTTGGACGTCGACTTTGACACCATCGATCCCAACGGACGCAAGGTAGGAGTGAAGGTCGTTGTAGAAGCTGAAGACTTTCTCAGGATTCACCAAACCGAGTCCATTCTTAGTTATGCTTTCTAGAGATTCGCAGTTCTGGTTGGACATAACTCCCGGCGAGGAAACTGGATACGAGACCTTTGATTCGTAATGCTCCATACCGGAAACACCAGGTTTGACACCTCCCCAGTACCCCGTTAGCGCATGCCAGACATAAACATACTTGAGGGAGTTGTTACTCTTAATGTCTGTGATAACATGTCTAAGACTCAATGCAGGATCCTCCACTCGGTGGCCCTCTCTGCCATCCTTTTGAAACTTGTAATTCTCCTTGATGTGTGTTAATCTGTTGGCGAAACTGAAGAAGCAAGATAAAGAGTAGCTAGCTATTATTAGCCCAGACGAAATATAAAACCGATACAAATCAAGTATAGTCTTGAAAATATAGAGCTTTTACTTGGCAGCATTATCAGCGTTAAATTCA comes from Raphanus sativus cultivar WK10039 unplaced genomic scaffold, ASM80110v3 Scaffold1664, whole genome shotgun sequence and encodes:
- the LOC130504562 gene encoding probable galactinol--sucrose galactosyltransferase 1, whose product is MAAGSDPFHVITKAVKAVEQHLQTFSHRERKKMPDMLNWFGWCTWDAFYTNVTASDVKQGLQSLEAGGIPPKFVIIDDGWQSVGMDETGVEFNADNAANFANRLTHIKENYKFQKDGREGHRVEDPALSLRHVITDIKSNNSLKYVYVWHALTGYWGGVKPGVSGMEHYESKVSYPVSSPGVMSNQNCESLESITKNGLGLVNPEKVFSFYNDLHSYLASVGIDGVKVDVQNILETLGAGHGGRVKLAKKYHHALEASISRNFPDNGIISCMSHNTDGLYSAKKTAVIRASDDFWPRDPASHTIHIASVAYNTLFLGEFMQPDWDMFHSLHPMAEYHAAARAVGGCAIYVSDKPGQHDFNLLRKLVLPDGSILRAKLPGRPTRDCFFSDPVRDNKSLMKIWNLNNFTGVIGVFNCQGAGWCKKEKRYMIHDQQPGTISGYVRTNDVHYLHKVAAFEWTGDSVVYSHLRGELVYLPKGTSLPISLKSREYEVFTVVSVKEYSDGSKFAPVGLIEMFNSGGAIVSLRYEDDGTNCLVKMKLRGSGLVGVYSSVGRPRSVTVDSEDVECRCDEESGLVTFTLGVPEKELYLWDVVIQL